The genomic region TTAGCGATTGGGTAAGAGAGATGGAGAACGTGTTCGAGGTGGTGAGGTGCCCGGAAGAGCTTAAGGTGGAGCAAGCCGCCTTCTACTTGGGAGGACTTGCGGGAGGTTGGTGGTACAAGGAACGGGATGCTATGAAGAACTTCTATAAAGAGAGAGGCGAAGCCACCATCCCTTGGGCCGATTTCAATATGGAGATGAGGAATGAGTTCATCCCCGAGCACGTGAGGTGCATGCTTCGAGCGGAATTCGACCGGTTCGTTATGACCGATGCTATGACCGTGCAAGACTACTACATCCGCTTTTGTGATCTCGCTACTTACGTGGAAGACCTTCATCTTAGCCAATCTCATTTGGCTCTCAAGTTTGAGGGAGGTTTGACCGTCAACCTCTTGGAGAAGCTCCCACCCGGGGATTTGTCTAGTGTGAAAGAAGTCTATGCTAGGGCCGGTAACGCATAGAGGCTGCTTGGGGTAACCAAGGATGCTAAAGAGAGGTCCGGGGAGAAAAGGAGGAATGAAGGTGAAAGAGGGTATCAACCCAAGAATATTACTTTTAACCAATCCAAGTCGTACTCGGGAGGAGCACAAGGAACTAGCTTTGGTGGGACAAGCAACTATGGGAATAGGGTCGCTAGTGAAGGAGGAGGGTTGAGGTGCTATAATTGTGGTGGCCTCGGTCACAAAAGGGTGGAATGCACTAGTGCTCAAAAGGGACATAACCGGAGATTTGGACAAGGAAACTCTTACCACACCGCTTCCCAAAGCGGGGCAAGCAACCGGAACTCGGGGGCTTGGAGTAACCCAAGGAATGCAAATCCCAACTTCAATGGCGGAAACAATCGAGGGAACTTCAGCCGGGGAACCCCATCAAGGGCAACAAGCTATGCGGGCGGCAATACTTCCGGGAATAGGCCAACTTAATCGACTAGCACGGTCCAAGGAGCACCCAAGACTAGtgcaagctctttgccatggacAAGAGGAGTGCCGAGGAAGACGCCCACGTTGtaaccggtacatttcttgttaactcTCACCCATGCTTTGTTTTATTTGACTCGGGGCCCATACATTCTTTCATGTCTAGGAGCCGTGTACCGACCTTAGGATTGGGACAGGGCGAACTAGCCAAAGATGACGTGaccataccttcgggggagtctatTACATGTTCAAGGATTTACAAAGAAGTACCCGTCTTAATTCACAAAACAAATTTCCCGGTAGATCTTTTAGAATTTCTTTTGGAGGGGTTTGAGATAATTCTAGGAATGGATTGGTTGAGTAAACACAAAGCCAACATAGATTGCTACCAAAATAAGATTGCTTTGAAAGGACTAaagggtactagggtgtcatacaAAGGTTACGTAGTCAAGCCTAAGGTAAAACTAGTTTCAGTGATAACCCTAAAGACTTGCCTAAAGAAGAAGTGCCCAATGATCTTATGCCACGTGTGAGATACTAGTTTAGAGAGGCCTCAAGCTAGGGATATACCGGTGGTGGGGGAATTTGAGGATGTATTTCCGGAGGAATTACCCGGATTACCTCCACCGAGAGAAGTGGAGTTCAGAGTGGACTTGAAACCGGGTGCGGGACCAatttctaaggccccgtaccggatgggtccgaAGGAACTAGAATAATTGAAGAAACAACTTTAGGAGGTGGCGGACAAGGGTTACATTAGACCGAGTGTTTCGCCTTCGGGAGCACCGGTTCTATTTATAAAAaaaagaaggatggaactttgtgattgtgcattgactatagggagTTGAACAATGTTACCGTCAAAAAACAAATACCTTCTAccaaggattgatgacttgtttgaccaacttagtggagccggagtgttttcaaagattgacctACGTTCGGGCTATCACCAATTGAAGATAAAAGATGAAGACATCCCAAAGACCGCTTTTAGATCAAGATATGGACATTATGAGTTcgtggtaatgccgtttggactaACAAATACACCGGCcgctttcatggatcttatgaatagGGTGTTTAGTCTGTACTTGGACACGTTCGTGGTGGTATTCATAGACGATATCTTGGTCTACTCCAAGACCaaagaagagcatgaggagcacctaAGGATAGTATTGCAAACCTTGAGAGAGCACCAACTTTATGCAAAGCTtagtaagtgtgagttttggctagagaaagtggctttctTGGGCCATATCATGTCAAAGGAAGGAGTTGCCGTGAATCCCACCAAGATTGAGGCTGTGTCTAGGTGGGTAGCACCCAAGAATGTAGAGGAGATTGGAAGCTTCTTAGGTCTAGCCGGGTATAGTCGATTTGTGAAAGACTTCTCTAAGATTGTAAGACCTTTGACATCGCTAATGAAGTAGGAGAGCCGTTTCAAGTGAGACGGGAGTTGTGAGACGGCCTTCTTAACTCTAAAGGAGCGTCTAACCACGGCCCCGGTTTAGCCTTGACGGAAAGAAGTGAGAATTTTGAAGTTTACACTGATGCATCAAAGAATGGCTTGGGCTGTGTACTTATGCAAAATGGTAGGGTCATAGCTTATGCATCAAGACAATTGAAGACTCGTGAGGAGAATTACCCGACTCATGACTTAGAATTGGGAGCCGTTGTTTTTGCATTGAATATTTGGAGGCATTACTTGTATGgaacaacctttaaggtgttttccgacCACAAAAGTTTGAAGTACATCTacacccaaaaggagttgaatatgaggcaaaggagATGGATTGAGctaattggggattatgacatggaaatactctaccatgaagggaaagctaatgtggtggccgacgcCTTGAGTAGGAAGTCGGTGCACTCCTTGTGTACCGCCTTGTCAATGCTAAGGTTGAAGGAAGAAGTGAACAAGATGGGTATCCATATGATACGAAAAGGGAAAGCAATGGGTGATTTGACCTTAGAGCCCGAGTTATATGATGAAATCCGGAGACGACAAGCTAATGATACGAAGATTCAAGAATGGAAGAGAGCACTAGAAAAGGGAGAGCCCTCCGGATTCGATTTGCACATGGATGGAAGTCTAAGGTTCAAAGGGAGGTGGTACCGAATGAGAATGAACTTAAGAAGGAGATCATGAATGAAGCCCACAATACGCCCTATTCGgtgcacccgggtggtgacaagttgtacaaAGACctcaagaaaacgttttggtggccgaatatgaaaAGGGAGGTAGCGGAGTTTGTGGCAAGGTGTTTGACTTGACAAAGAGTTATGGGGGAGCACAAGAGACCACAAGGAAAGGTGCAACCTTTGGATGTGCCGCAATGGAAATGGGAgtcaatctccatgaactttatAGTGGGCTTACCGAAGACTCAAAAAAggaacaatatgatttgggttatcGTGGATAGACTAACCAAATCGTCCCACTTCATTccaatgaaggatacttggagtaaggtAGAACTAGCTAATGCATATTGCAAGTATGTGGTCAAGCTTCATGGGTTCCCAAAGGACATTGTTTCGGATCGAGATTCGCGGTTCATCTTCAGCTTTTGGCTAGAACTTCAAAGCtccttgggtactcaattgaaaaTGAGCATGGCCTTCCATCCCGCGGCGGACGGACAAACGGAAAGGACAATTCAAACGTTGGAAGACATGTTGAGGGATTGTGTTCTAGAATTTGGAGGTTCATGGGAAGAAAAGTTACACTTGatcgaattctcctacaacaatagctatcatgaTAGCATTGGTATGGccccatttgaggctttatatgatAGGAACTGCCGAAGTCCGAAATGTTGGGATGATATTGTGGTCTCATGATGATTTTGGGAAGAATGAGTATGGTGAATGAATCTAGTATTAATTATCTTGCATTATGACATGTTAATAAGCaattaaaagaagagaaaatgaattaatgaagttATGAGCATGAATTGGTGGTTGTGTGAATTTAATGACATACTTGTTTGGCTAATTGTTCTTATGTTGGTGAATTGTTGACATTGGAAATTGTTGGAGGATGTTGATGATGgttttggagacggaaggcggttggaaaaccgtcttccgctcaagtctcccttggagcttcccactcaaagggaatgtgcacattagtacttgggttatggagggactcATGCGGTGAGGCATGTtgtctggcaggggactcgagtcgcactcgggcccggtaccacagacgtgttccgagtaccttagTAGTTTTAGCgacgtcgtgggcgtgtcccggtcacgGTTGAAGGAGATGAGTTTGGTGGATGTTTGTCATGTTACATACCTCATTAAATTAGTAAGTTAGTTGCATCTCTTGTTTATTATTGAACATTCATATCATTGGCTAACACTTGGGTTTGAAtgtctgtgatgaaccatatggtgatttccgcccatatggggagcagtgtcgACAGGTGCACATGTTTGAATAGCGGGCTTGGGAGCGGTCTACCTCGTTGTCGCCacttgttcttattctagtttttGACATTTAAACTTCTTTCGATTTGGTTGTACTAATGGGATGATTTTCATATCCCTTAACTTGTGGTTACTTAACTTTACAACTTAACTATTTATTTTAAATAAAGTACTTCTTTACTTGTTGTTCGTACTATACTCTTGGGAAACTTAAGAATTGCCTAGAGGAAGGTTCCCGACCTATGGGAaactataaaatggtcacatatgccCATCTGAAAAATAAGACGAAAAGTGTTCGTCTGAAACAAAATTTGTGTTTGTAATAGTTTCATAAATCTTAAAGTCTATTTTGTGATTATATACAAAAAAGTTGATAACCAAAAAACTGAAAAAATTATAATTTCCTTAATTGAACAATGAAAAATTCAGTAAAAAGAGTCGTAagacaaatatataatttttttaaaagaaaTAAGATAGATTTTAAATTAGTAGAAATACTTATGAGAGATAtacttgtattttttttttaataaaaccaCAATTTTGAGGAATCAAACAAATATTAAAACCATATAATTTATATTGTTTAGGATTTTGAACATACTAAAAATATTTTTCAACctttttccattttctaaaaatTGTTTTCAAATTATTCTTtcataattttatataatttgtgtTAATCAATTATgtaatactagtattggtgcccggcttcgcccgggcgacctctacttaccattaaatttttttttcattaaataaaattacttaaagttgcataacccataaatttatcgttaatatatttttttataacatatcctaaaattacgatgaaataaattttgagacaaattcactactcccgctattaatattttactcttattaatgaaataatagtaataacattttactacttgcccgtaatcattgttactttcattactcccgccgtaattattgttactgtcactactgccgcattaatattgataatttcactactcccgccgtaattattgttattttcactattgccgtattaatattgattatttcactactggCGTGGctgtttctaccactctcactaatctcgttgataatgttgttacttttactattcaaatgagtatttactatcatataactatatccaatgttactacaattcttttctatactgacgaaattacttttactacttagtcatgcaattttaagaggattatatatttatataaatatattacatatatgcattaaattaaatagaaagaattatgcaatattatatattatggaatctaacttgaattatttataacctacttattatatttttgtatgttaaataattaacatctctatacatctaataaactataaagtttaataaaattgcatagattttaaatttaatatataattttatgatgataataattaataccataagtgtgcatgtttatactaattaattattttattttaaggaaattgaccatcttctagtcttttataaatatttaggaaaattaccagacatcttttttcttttagtctccttgaaattgaccatcttaattaattattttaaggaaattgaccatcttaattaattattttattttaaggaaattgaccatgtttagggaaattaccaagcttctatataatttaattttaacccaaactatataatatttgcatttagATCCCTTAATAGGGTCCATCACatggtgctattgatttaaaactatatagtataattaatttgtataactttctttaattatattgaagtccattggtttctggatttaatatatagtattgatatgaGTAAATTATCATTTAGGAAATATAAGTAAGATATCGGGATATTTCTGTAACATAAAAGCAAATGTtggattatttttgttaaaatcaaaaggttgggttattttcACAATATTTGACAAACGTTGGGTTATTTATGTTAAATTTACCtctaatttaattgtattaattTTCGCAATATGCATTTAGGTCATTGACAAGGTACCTTTGATAAAACCCTGATGTTTATTTGAGGAAGAACAGGAAGCCATCAAAGAAAATACTGTAGATGTTAAGAAGAGGAATAAGCAGCATGAGTGGATTAGCAACAAGAGCAAACAGAATAAGGGCAAAATTGCAATCAAGTCTTGAAGCAAGTATTCTTGAGATTGAAGATGTTTCCCATCAACATGCTGGTCATGCTGCTATGATAGGCAACACTTCTGATGAAACCCATCTTAATCTCAAGATTGTTTCCTCTAAATTTGAGGGTCTTAATCTTGTTAAACGACACCGTATGGTCTATGATCTTTTATCTGATGAGCTTCAATCTGGCCTTCATGCTCTCTCTATCAATGCCAAAACTCCTACTGAAGTTTCTCCCTGAATGATTTTTAACCCTAATCAATCTTTATGTGAGTTTTCCCATCTTTACAATGCTTTTTTGTTTCTTTATTTTTTATTCGAGTGGTTTGCTGTTTGTAGCACTAATTAATTAATGGTTATTAGACCCGTTTCACGATTACGTTTCGATGCTGTAAAACCAAATGCTATTAACCTAGAAACTTCTTAGAATCTACCCACTATAGGTTTTTATGATGTTGATGTATAACCCGATATATATGCAACAGTTTGATATAATTGATAATGAATTGCACAATTACAATGTATTTAATTTTATAAGGAGACAAGTGCTGGGTTGACACAACATTGAGATTGGTTGCTATGGAACTTTGGTTGATGAATGAATTGAGCGGACAAAGGTTAGTAAATGGGATAATGTAGGTATACGAGCCCTGATTACTTTAAATATAATGTAGAGAAATGGAAATGTTGGATAGATTTTGAATGAGAGGAGATTTGTTTGTTTATGAGGTTCATATTGACAAGATAATGTCAAGTCTCCCCTGATGGAATATTTTGCCATGACTATACAAGTATATGATTATAGTGCGGGTTGGGTTTTGTCATTTTAGTGGTCTATTTTGGTGATGGCAATTTTGATGGTGGCCAAGAGGACGATGGTCAAATTTTGGTAGTGGTCTAGGACGGTTGTGGCCATAATTTTGTGGATGCTTTTGGTGTTTTTGCCTTATTGGTGGCCGAGAGGGCGGTGGCCTAAATAGAACATGAGTCTATTGCTTGATTTATGTGGGTTGGAGACAAAGTTGTTGTGAGTTTGTGACATGACATGATAATGTCGGCTTGGTAAATGCCATGGTGAAGAGTTGAGGGATAAAAGAGGGTGTCAGGGTTGGTTTGGGATTTGTATCTATACAATTGCCATGAGTAGATAAATTCAGGGTGagtgttcatttgtttttgccaACAAAATACAGGggtgtttttttttgtaaaaaaataaaatatattaaaGGATCAGTTCTCATAGATGGCATGTTGGGTTGGTGCAATTCAATGGGTGGCAGCAGAAATGGGAGTAAAAAAAGAAGTAGACCGAGGTTCTTATACCATGATAAATATGCAAGAGTTTGATATAATTGATCACAAATTCTTACATAAGACCATCTTAAGTTCAGATGACACTCACAACccatttaattaattttaaactGAAAGGGAGTTGTGAGATGTCTTaacttaagaccgtcttaagtaAGACCTACTGATAATTGATAATGAATTGCACAATTACAATGTTTGGTAGATTGGCTATTTAGTATTTATACAATAGAGAAATAGAGAAGGGTGGTTACTAGTATACATATACACATCTCTTCATCTAATATTATCCTTAACAAAACCGCCATACACACAGATGTGATTTACTATTAGGAGTTAATAATAATGAGACAGATGTCTGTACTAATAATACGAAGAAATTGTGTGGCCTTCTAAACATGGCACCAACTGTAGGCATTGCCTTAGTTTTAGGTAATTGGACATGAATTAGACAATGAATAGATTTGGTGCTTTGATGTCCAAGTCTGTGGTGGTGAAGTGGTGAGTATCTTGTTTGAACAATTTTGGATTCTGCATTGAAATGGGGGAATGACTATCCAATCATCTTTACATGCTACTACTGTTTTTGTGGGTTAGTGCTTTATGTGGAGAGGTTTTGTATTGTTCTTTTTTATGCAGTTTGTTCATTTGTGTGTCTATTGAAATAATGGTATAataaatggctcactaaagtggttgcacttctttctcttgtgaaatagtggtccttcgatgcagtcctcgacgcaattttcatcttgggtcattcggaaacagcctctttgtgttgctaacacaagggtaaagCTGCATACTTCCGACTCctccttaccccgcaatttgtgttgttgttgttgttgttgttgttgttgaaatgAGCTTTAGATCGATGGGATTTAGCGGTCTTCTCCCAACTACGAACACATTCCTATTGTCGACATAAATGGACTCTTAGTTCCTTGAGAAAATTGTTTGctcaattttcatcttgggtatCTTGGGTCATTTGTATTGCTGAATGTTGCCGTGCTTCTGAGACATTCTACCTGAAGTACATTTCAGGTCTGTTCTCGGCATGGTTGGCACTTTGAGAACATTGTGCCTTCAACAATTTATTAGCACTTTTAATCACATTTGAGTTTCGCATCATAATGCCAAATATCCGTACCGCCAGAGCCAAAAGTCTTCTCTAAATCGTTTTTTCGACTACCGAACATTTGTTCAACACTTCAACAGTATCTACCAGTATTTCTGTACATTTGCTGTGACCCACTCATTAATTGGCCTTACATCTTACTTCTGTTTTTAACTAATAGTGCCTTCAGTTCTGGACAATGAGAAATAATGACGGCAAGTCCATTCACTCGTTATTTGGAGCTGCTGAGTTTGTGTTTTGCATTTGTTGGTTAACTTCAGCAAGAGATAAAGCTGTAATTAGCCTACTGTTTCTGCTAGTGTGCTCGTCATTTTTAAACTTATTTGACTTCAGTGAATCAGCCTGCCTCCTCCATCTCGAATCTCTTAACATATTTTTAGTTATTACGAGAAGAATTCATTTCTCATTTACTGTCAGCAGTCATCAGGTTCATTTGATATCTTTTCTTCTATGCTTCTAGTGTGAAAATTTATGGCATGGAGGATTAGTAATTACTTGGTATATATTAAAACTAGGCGGAGAGATTGTTGCTGTAATGTACTCTATATAACCTAAGTTCCTAACATGTTGCTCAGTTAGCTCAGTACTGTTCTTTACTCTTTAAAAGTATGCTGAAAGATTTCTCCGCGGAATTCAACATCTACCAGACTACTTCCTGTATGAGTCAATTATTTGCATTTGCTTATGGGTCAAAATTTTGTATGCAAAATGGGCCTATTGTTCCTTGATACAAACTTTGTCAATAACACTAAACTCAGCTACCTACATTTCTTACCTCTACCCTTAGCTACCACTCCAGCCTTGCACCTACCACCGCACCACCCCACAACTTTTACCATGTTGAATGCTTTTTGAGGTAGTGGTATGTGCATGTCAGTGGGATGGGTGAAGGGCTGAGGTGATTTGTGTCTGGATCAGGGATGGTAGGTTAAGTCTGATAGTTGGAGAGGTAGTGGTTGGGAGTGAGGCGTGTCTGGTGATGGTTATGGGATCAATTTTCAATCTGCAACCGCGGATTAAGCTGTAACATACAATTAGCATATGCTTTCGGAAATTGGCAACGCGTAAATGTGTCTTTTGAAATTCTATCATGCTTAGTCGCTTACTGCTGCACTTGGTTTGCAATATCTTCCATGAAAGCTAATCATTGTTTGGTCTTTGGATAACAGGTAGAAGCGAGATTCAAGAATGACATTGAACTAAAAGCTCACCGCATCAAAATGAAAGGGTAGCAGTGGGCGGAAATAACTTTAAAGCATGAGTAAATTTTTCTTTTCCGTCCGTGTTGTTTCCATTTAGTTAGTGCTACTTTCAATCCTCAATAAATTGCTGTATGAACATGTTATCATATTCAAAAAAGGGTATTTACCCTGATTGGTTCCAGTTTTGTCGTTGGCAAATAATTACGACTGCCCCAAGACCTACAACAGCATGGTTTTTACTAGGCTGTTGTTCCCCGAGTCCCTGACTTTAGATCCTCTATTTCGATGAGTGATTCATTTTAGTCTCACTACATTATCTCTCTCCTCACCTCCGGTTGTTCTCCGAACGTTGACCAGATGACCATGTTAGTGAGCCTAGCTACTTGGCTATTGGAAAAAATGCATCAGGTATGATTGACTGGAGAAGAAAATGTAACAAA from Silene latifolia isolate original U9 population chromosome 3, ASM4854445v1, whole genome shotgun sequence harbors:
- the LOC141649519 gene encoding putative mitochondrial protein AtMg00860; protein product: MPFGLTNTPAAFMDLMNRVFSLYLDTFVVVFIDDILVYSKTKEEHEEHLRIVLQTLREHQLYAKLSKCEFWLEKVAFLGHIMSKEGVAVNPTKIEAVSRWVAPKNVEEIGSFLGLAGYSRFVKDFSKIVRPLTSLMK